The Coregonus clupeaformis isolate EN_2021a chromosome 6, ASM2061545v1, whole genome shotgun sequence genome has a segment encoding these proteins:
- the LOC121567777 gene encoding heterogeneous nuclear ribonucleoprotein R translates to MAAAEVNDSSAPVKEEKETMEVAAEGEHTEIYQTLINAGLRQKVAESLYNIFSTGLLEYTDLEEGAIDALRAFNEEGALSVLSQFKESDLSNVQNKSDFLCAAMKTYRQTEKQGSKVQESTKGPAESKIKALLERTGYTLDVTTEQRKYGGPPPEEVFKGPQPGMGTEVFVGKIPRDLYEDELVPLFEKAGPIWDLRLMMDPLSGQNRGYAFITFCDKDAATEAVKLCDNYEIRSRKYLGVCKSVANNRLFVGSIPKNKTRENILEDFSKVTEGLQEVILYPQTDDKEKNRGFCFLEYEDHKSAAEARLCLMSDTVMVWGNPVTVEWANPVTERNAGALAQQVKVLFVRKLASSVTEELLEKTFSAFGKVDRLNKLEDYAFVHFVDRDAAVKAMAEMNGKELGGGEIEIRMAKRKKARNAQRQATRNRRYDDDYNHPPPRIPPPDRGSGRRGGDYAAYPRDYHSYDDYYGYDYHDPRRGYEDPYYGYEDPYYGYEDPYYGYEDSYYGYEDSYYGYDDLYRMRGRGRLPSRGAPPPPRARGPPPTQGQGGYARRGPPIAGPRDGRVRGRGGPFQPQRDHSTRRTRGNHGGRKRKADAFNQPDSKRRQTN, encoded by the exons ATGGCTGCTGCCGAGGTGAACGATAGTTCTGCCCCagtgaaggaggagaaggagactaTGGAAGTCGCGGCCGAAGGCGAGCACACAGAAATCTACCAGACACTCATCAATGCTGGACTGCGGCAGAAGGTGGCTGAAAGTCTCTACAACATATTCTCAACAG GGTTGCTGGAGTATACTGACCTAGAAGAGGGGGCCATCGATGCGCTGCGGGCATTCAACGAAGAGGGAGCGCTGTCTGTACTCTCACAGTTCAAAGAAAGTGACCTATCTAATGTGCAG AACAAAAGTGATTTTCTTTGTGCAGCTATGAAGACGTACAGACAGACGGAAAAGCAAGGAAGTAAAGTACAAGAATCCACTAAGGGTCCTGCCGAGTCCAAGATCAAG GCTCTGCTGGAGCGGACAGGATACACCCTGGATGTCACCACCGAACAGAGGAAATACGGAGGGCCCCCACCAGAAGAAGTGTTTAAAGGACCACAGCCTGGGATGGGAACTGAG GTGTTTGTAGGAAAGATCCCCAGAGACCTGTATGAAGACGAGCTGGTGCCTCTGTTTGAGAAGGCGGGCCCAATCTGGGACCTGAGGTTAATGATGGACCCCCTGTCTGGTCAGAACCGGGGCTATGCTTTCATCACCTTTTGCGACAAGGATGCAGCAACTGAGGCTGTGAAACTT TGTGACAACTATGAAATCCGATCAAGGAAATACCTTGGAGTGTGCAAATCTGTAGCAAACAACCGCCTGTTTGTCGGATCAATCCCAAAGAACAAGACCAGAGAGAACATATTGGAGGACTTCAGCAAAGTCACAG AGGGGCTTCAGGAAGTGATCCTCTACCCCCAGACGGATGACAAGGAGAAGAATCGTGGCTTCTGTTTCCTGGAGTACGAGGACCACAAGTCCGCAGCCGAGGCCCGCCTCTGCCTCATGAGTGACACAGTGATGGTGTGGGGGAACCCAGTCACTGTGGAGTGGGCCAACCCGGTCACTGAGCGCAACGCGGGTGCCTTGGCCCAG CAGGTGAAGGTCTTGTTTGTCAGGAAGCTGGCCTCCTCAGTCACAGAGGAGCTGCTGGAGAAGACATTCTCTGCCTTTGGCAAAGTGGACCGGTTGAATAAGCTAGAAGACTATGCCTTTGTCCACTTTGTAGACAGAGACGCAGCTGTGAAG GCAATGGCAGAAATGAATGGGAAGGAGCTGGGGGGAGGGGAGATTGAGATAAGAATGGCGAAGAGGAAGAAAGCGCGAAACGCTCAGCGCCAGGCCACCAGAAACCGAAG GTATGATGACGATTACAACCACCCACCGCCACGCATACCTCCACCAGATAGGGGCAGTGGCCGAAGGGGCGGGGACTACGCAGCCTATCCCCGAGACTACCACAGCTACGATGACTACTATGGCTATGACTATCACGACCCCCGCAGAGGTTACGAGGACCCCTACTACGGTTACGAGGACCCCTACTACGGTTACGAGGACCCCTACTACGGTTACGAGGACTCCTACTACGGTTACGAGGACTCCTACTACGGTTACGACGACTTGTACAGAATGAGGGGCCGTGGCAGACTGCCCAGCAGGGGAGCCCCACCCCCACCCAGGGCCCGCGGACCACCACCCACACAGGGCCAAGGGGGCTATGCGCGGAGGGGTCCACCCATCGCAGGGCCCAGGGATGGCAGAGTAAGGGGCCGTGGGGGACCCTTCCAGCCACAGAGGGACCACAGTACCCGAAGAACCAGGGGGAACCATGGGGGCAGGAAGAGGAAGGCAGACGCCTTCAACCAGCCTGACTCAAAGCGCCGGCAGACCAACTAG